In one Amaranthus tricolor cultivar Red isolate AtriRed21 chromosome 8, ASM2621246v1, whole genome shotgun sequence genomic region, the following are encoded:
- the LOC130821344 gene encoding pentatricopeptide repeat-containing protein At1g19720-like yields MSTFGLHPSISLYSTSYLSSLQCQLNFVPKFRTEARTPQIPSLQDLPRPERFSRVQHADDFINSNHLAAKDEIAECLFLLDNLIRKGGNTNCSPSACKQIHGLLVKVGALKADTFLGNKLLVAYSKSLELLDDARKLFDELSERTINAYASLISSFCQSEKWVDLFVVFEMMLNDGMLPDRFLLPTICKACSVMQVGKCGEMVHGYAIRRGLDEDVVVGNALIDMYTNYGSLKLSKSVFNTMRTKDVVSWTALIVAYMFHGVLDEAMDTFCKMELDGVEADLISWNALISGFAMNGEIERALRTLEEMQRKGMRPQVNSWNGIISGCIKDECLEDALDTFVKMLWNFLTPNIVTIVSILPACAGLKDLNLGKAIHGYSLKFGFQCDAYVGGSLINMYWKCGRIDNAENIFVRIKSKTTFICNEMVAAYVSEGYVEQALKLFNSMKDFGPKPDEITCNTVLSAYFRDGRIEKVYELLYDMSEMGLLPNVVTFNILVTGYQQHGQGEEALRFFQAMQSPHSGSFLSQISKNPIQPNPVTVTGALAACADLGFRRQGKELHAYIVKKGLDLNTFVSTALVDMYAKCNDMDSAIEAFWRASSKNTVTWNTLIAGYVNRRQEPEAFRLFDRMLKEGVEPSSVTYMILIPACGEVEAFRLGREMFGYLLKNRFNDSDSYLANPLIDTHHKCDGIKQAKLVFDSKLRFRDIFKNSLLMKYIHYTSFVPISGHLQNF; encoded by the coding sequence ATGTCTACCTTTGGATTGCACCCATCAATTTCTCTTTATAGTACCTCTTATCTCAGCTCTCTTCAATGTCAGCTCAATTTTGTGCCAAAATTTAGAACGGAAGCTAGAACACCGCAAATACCGAGTCTTCAAGATTTACCTCGTCCTGAAAGATTCTCTAGAGTCCAACACGCGGATGATTTTATCAATTCCAACCATCTCGCTGCAAAAGATGAAATCGCTGAATGCCTTTTTCTCCTTGACAATTTAATTAGGAAAGGAGGTAATACTAATTGTAGTCCTTCTGCTTGCAAACAAATCCATGGACTTCTTGTCAAAGTAGGTGCGTTAAAAGCAGATACTTTCTTGGGTAATAAGCTATTGGTTGCATATTCCAAGAGTTTAGAGTTGTTGGATGATGCACGCAAGCTTTTTGATGAGCTTTCTGAGAGAACAATAAATGCATATGCTTCTTTAATAAGCTCTTTCTGTCAATCTGAGAAATGGGTTGATCTTTTCGTGGTGTTTGAGATGATGTTGAATGATGGGATGTTGCCTGATAGATTTCTTCTACCAACTATCTGCAAAGCCTGTTCAGTAATGCAAGTGGGGAAATGTGGTGAAATGGTTCATGGGTATGCCATAAGAAGGGGCTTAGATGAAGATGTTGTTGTTGGGAATGCTCTTATTGATATGTATACAAATTatggttcattaaaattatctAAAAGTGTATTTAACACAATGAGGACTAAGGATGTAGTTTCTTGGACTGCCCTCATTGTAGCTTATATGTTTCATGGTGTTCTTGATGAGGCAATGGACACATTTTGTAAGATGGAGTTGGATGGTGTGGAAGCAGATTTGATTTCTTGGAATGCACTTATCTCTGGCTTTGCCATGAATGGGGAGATTGAAAGGGCTTTAAGAACTCTAGAAGAGATGCAAAGAAAAGGGATGAGGCCGCAAGTGAACTCTTGGAATGGAATTATCTCAGGGTGCATCAAGGATGAATGTCTTGAAGATGCTTTAGATACTTTTGTAAAGATGCTTTGGAATTTCTTGACCCCAAATATTGTAACAATTGTCAGCATTCTACCAGCTTGCGCTGGCTTGAAGGATCTAAATTTAGGAAAAGCAATTCATGGTTACTCTTTAAAATTTGGCTTTCAGTGCGATGCTTATGTTGGTGGATCATTAATCAATATGTATTGGAAATGTGGAAGGATTGATAATGCAGAAAACATTTTTGTCAGGATCAAGAGTAAAACCACCTTCATATGCAATGAGATGGTTGCAGCTTACGTGAGTGAGGGCTATGTGGAGCAAGCTCTTAAACTTTTTAATTCCATGAAAGACTTTGGTCCAAAACCTGATGAGATTACATGTAACACGGTGCTTTCTGCCTATTTCAGAGATGGTAGAATTGAGAAGGTGTATGAACTGCTGTATGATATGTCTGAAATGGGTTTGCTACCAAATGTTGTcacatttaatattttagtaacTGGTTATCAGCAACATGGCCAAGGTGAAGAAGCTTTGAGATTTTTTCAGGCCATGCAATCACCTCATAGCGGCAGTTTTCTTTCACAAATATCAAAAAATCCGATCCAACCAAATCCCGTCACTGTTACTGGTGCTCTTGCAGCCTGTGCAGATTTAGGTTTTCGGCGCCAAGGGAAGGAACTTCATGCTTATATTGTCAAAAAAGGACTTGACTTGAATACTTTTGTTTCAACTGCACTGGTTGATATGTATGCAAAATGCAATGATATGGACTCAGCAATAGAAGCATTCTGGAGAGCAAGTAGCAAGAATACTGTTACATGGAACACGTTGATAGCAGGTTATGTCAACAGAAGGCAGGAACCTGAGGCATTTCGTCTCTTTGATAGAATGCTGAAAGAAGGGGTTGAACCAAGTTCTGTTACTTACATGATTCTTATTCCTGCATGTGGAGAAGTGGAAGCTTTTAGACTAGGACGAGAGATGTTTGGTTATCTTCTGAAGAATCGGTTTAATGATTCTGATAGTTACCTTGCAAATCCTTTGATAGACACCCACCATAAATGTGACGGCATAAAACAGGCCAAATTGGTATTTGATTCCAAATTGCGATTTAGGGACATTTTCAAAAATAGTTTGCTAATGAAATACATACACTATACTTCTTTTGTACCAATTTCAGGACACTTACAGAACTTCTAA